One window of Diabrotica undecimpunctata isolate CICGRU chromosome 8, icDiaUnde3, whole genome shotgun sequence genomic DNA carries:
- the LOC140449125 gene encoding uncharacterized protein gives MVYVLKFVAKLQRKNNAASSGSLNSHLEMESALRYIIKHVQAEVFSDIFLKIQQNSLLPKPFHKLAPFIDEYGLLRVGGRLQKSRLSFDVKHPLLLPKTHRLSDLIIEWTHQMPLHPGLKAMHYLLLQRFWIMSPKSAIHRCLSKCIRCFRCRPKSYNPFMANLPTIRVTPLRAFLSVCVDFAGPFSLLMSKHRGAKTYKGYVCVFVCTSTKAIHLEVTSNLSSESFLAAFRRFVSRRGKCLTIRSDQGNNFKGASNEIINLAQSAAETLSITWDFNPPGAPHFNVLAEAGVKSFKNHMYRVLGTQILTYEEFYTLMTQIEAVLNFRPLCAASSDPNDLQALTPGHFLIFKPLVWIQFPIQI, from the coding sequence ATGGTTTACGTCTTAAAATTCGTGGCTAaacttcaaagaaaaaacaatgctGCCTCTTCAGGTTCCCTAAACAGTCATTTAGAGATGGAATCTGCGTTACGATACATTATTAAGCACGTACAAGCTGAGGTTTTTTCGGATATTTTcctcaaaattcaacaaaattcgCTGTTACCCAAACCTTTTCATAAACTCGCACCCTTTATTGATGAATATGGTCTTTTGAGAGTAGGAGGTCGATTACAAAAGTCTCGGTTGTCTTTTGATGTAAAACATCCATTGCTATTACCCAAAACTCATCGTCTCAGCGATTTAATCATCGAATGGACTCATCAAATGCCTCTGCACCCTGGTTTAAAGGCTATGCATTATTTATTGCTTCAGCGTTTTTGGATTATGTCTCCGAAAAGTGCCATTCATCGCTGTTTGTcgaagtgcattcgttgttttagATGCCGACCTAAATCTTACAACCCCTTTATGGCAAACTTGCCAACTATCCGAGTTACTCCGTTACGTGCTTTCCTGTCTGTTTGTGTGGATTTTGCAGGACCATTCTCGTTATTAATGTCCAAACATAGAGGTGCAAAAACATACAAAGGATATGTTTGTGTATTCGTGTGTACGAGTACAAAGGCCATTCATCTGGAAGTAACTTCAAATCTTAGTTCTGAGTCCTTTTTAGCTGCCTTTCGTAGATTTGTATCTCGACGCGGTAAGTGCCTAACCATTAGGAGTGATCAAGGTAACAATTTTAAGGGAGCCAGCAACGAAATCATTAATCTAGCTCAATCTGCTGCTGAGACTCTTTCTATTACCTGGGATTTTAATCCCCCCGGTGCCCCTCATTTTAATGTGTTAGCCGAGGCTGGGGTCAAATCATTCAAGAACCATATGTATCGTGTTTTGGGTACACAAATTTTGACTTATGAAGAGTTCTATACTCTTATGACTCAAATCGAGGCAGTTCTTAACTTTCGTCCTTTGTGTGCAGCAAGCTCTGACCCTAATGACTTGCAGGCACTGACTCCtggtcattttttaatttttaaaccctTAGTGTGGATTCAATTCCCGATCCAGATCTAA